One stretch of Stigmatella aurantiaca DNA includes these proteins:
- a CDS encoding ATP-binding protein encodes MSPPEPPPGPGGHGLEAIFPGPSEMAGRMRAKDWLATLLGPVTQWPQSLRTAVSVMLASPEPALIYWGRELVVLYNDSARFMLGHKHPDGLGVSFKIVFQESWPLLGPLLERVLDTGEPVHNENLLVPLVRFGFLEDCYFTFSYIPTREESTGVGGVFVIVTDTTAQVLGARRLALLRELSLRSALCETVEAVLRASEAVLAQSSADLPFSLLYALRGERAQLLFRTGLAQAPTGDGLEAGGAWPLAEVARSRQEQLVEHVPGGSSSEAPVQALVLPLSGAAEEEARLVLVVGLNPRIALNADTRSFLQLLARQLATSIESTRSLEEKTQRAAQLAELDRQKTQFFSNVSHELRTPLTLMLGPLEDALSDTREPLPGAQHQRVALVQRGAVRLLKLVNQLLEFTRFEAGRAQVRFHAVDLSRLTLELVGHFESAARRAGLTLSLDCPPLGEPVWVDREAWERIVFNLLSNAFKFTFEGGLTVSLRREGEAVVLRVRDTGTGMPPEALPRLFQRFYRVEGAQGRSFEGSGIGLSLVQELVKLHGGEVGVWSRPGEGSEFSVRLPRGPGHLPADRLSHEATPGEGNAFLRDSSVQEVESWIPHVPEAASPSLPEAAPRVAGARGLAAPGGRVLIVDDNADLRAYLTSVLSPHFEVETAGDGQGALEAMRRRAPDVVVSDVMMPRLGGFGLLRAVREDPGLRATPLILLSARAGEEASVEGLEAGADDYLVKPFSGRELLARVQTQLTMSRMRAEAALQWGRELALKEAVQARDDFLSVASHELKTPLTGLNLHLEMLERMLPGALRAKAAERFASARRQAQRMGALVESLLDVSQVASGRLQLHRERTDVMALVADCLAQSQEELLQAGCTVTFEARAQLFAEVDPVRLEQLVRHLLSNAAKYGAGKPVEVQLGEVGAQLRLGVVDHGMGVKPEDRERIFGRFERAVSVRRFGGFGLGLWVSRQVVEAHGGRIEVTDTPGGGATFTVLLPRQAR; translated from the coding sequence ATGAGCCCTCCGGAACCTCCGCCCGGTCCGGGCGGCCATGGGCTCGAGGCGATCTTCCCAGGCCCCAGCGAGATGGCCGGGCGCATGCGGGCCAAGGACTGGCTGGCCACGCTGCTAGGCCCGGTCACGCAATGGCCCCAGTCGCTGCGCACGGCGGTGAGCGTGATGCTCGCCTCGCCCGAGCCCGCGCTCATCTACTGGGGCCGTGAGCTGGTGGTGCTCTACAACGACAGCGCTCGGTTCATGCTGGGCCACAAGCACCCGGATGGGCTCGGGGTGAGCTTCAAGATCGTGTTCCAGGAGAGCTGGCCGCTCCTGGGCCCGCTGCTGGAGCGGGTGCTCGACACTGGCGAGCCCGTCCACAACGAGAACCTCCTCGTTCCGCTGGTGCGCTTCGGGTTCCTCGAGGACTGTTACTTCACGTTCTCCTACATCCCCACGCGGGAGGAGAGCACCGGCGTGGGCGGCGTCTTCGTCATCGTGACCGACACGACGGCGCAGGTGCTCGGCGCGCGGCGGCTGGCGCTCCTGCGCGAGCTGTCCCTGCGCTCGGCGCTCTGTGAGACGGTGGAGGCCGTCCTCCGCGCGTCGGAGGCGGTGCTGGCCCAGTCCTCGGCGGACCTTCCCTTCAGCCTCCTGTACGCGCTGCGGGGCGAGCGCGCCCAGCTCCTCTTCCGCACGGGGCTCGCGCAGGCGCCCACCGGAGACGGCCTGGAGGCGGGCGGTGCGTGGCCGCTCGCGGAGGTGGCGCGCTCCCGGCAAGAGCAGCTCGTGGAGCACGTGCCGGGCGGGTCCTCCAGCGAGGCCCCGGTCCAGGCGCTGGTGCTGCCGCTCTCCGGCGCGGCCGAGGAAGAGGCCCGCCTGGTGCTCGTCGTCGGGCTCAACCCCCGCATCGCGCTGAACGCAGACACCCGGAGCTTCCTGCAACTGCTCGCCCGGCAGCTCGCCACGAGCATCGAGAGCACCCGCTCGCTGGAGGAGAAGACCCAGCGCGCCGCGCAGCTCGCCGAGCTCGACCGGCAGAAGACGCAGTTCTTCTCCAACGTGAGCCACGAGCTGCGCACGCCGCTGACGCTGATGCTGGGGCCGCTGGAGGATGCCCTCTCGGACACGCGCGAGCCGCTGCCCGGCGCCCAGCACCAGCGGGTGGCGCTCGTGCAGCGGGGCGCCGTCCGGCTGCTGAAGCTCGTCAACCAGCTGCTCGAGTTCACCCGGTTCGAGGCGGGGCGCGCGCAGGTCCGCTTCCACGCGGTGGACCTCTCGCGGCTCACCCTGGAGCTGGTGGGGCACTTCGAGTCCGCCGCGCGCCGGGCGGGCCTCACGCTGTCCCTGGACTGCCCGCCGCTGGGCGAGCCTGTCTGGGTGGACCGCGAGGCGTGGGAGCGCATCGTCTTCAACCTGCTGTCCAATGCCTTCAAGTTCACCTTCGAGGGCGGCCTCACGGTGAGCCTGCGGCGGGAGGGCGAGGCGGTCGTGCTTCGCGTCCGGGACACCGGGACGGGCATGCCCCCGGAGGCGCTGCCGCGCCTGTTCCAGCGCTTCTACCGGGTGGAGGGCGCGCAGGGCCGCAGCTTCGAGGGCAGCGGCATCGGCCTGTCCCTGGTGCAGGAGCTGGTGAAGCTGCACGGCGGCGAGGTGGGCGTGTGGAGCCGCCCCGGCGAGGGCAGCGAGTTCTCGGTGCGCCTGCCACGAGGCCCCGGCCACCTGCCCGCGGACCGGCTCTCGCACGAGGCCACCCCGGGGGAGGGCAATGCCTTCCTGCGCGACAGCTCCGTGCAGGAGGTGGAGAGCTGGATTCCTCACGTGCCCGAGGCCGCCTCGCCGTCCCTGCCCGAGGCAGCCCCGCGGGTGGCGGGGGCGCGGGGGCTGGCGGCGCCCGGGGGCCGGGTCCTCATCGTGGACGACAACGCGGACCTGCGCGCGTACCTCACCAGCGTGCTGTCGCCCCACTTCGAGGTGGAGACGGCCGGGGACGGGCAGGGGGCGCTGGAGGCCATGCGCCGGCGCGCGCCGGACGTGGTGGTGAGCGACGTGATGATGCCGAGGCTCGGCGGCTTCGGGCTCCTGCGGGCCGTCCGGGAGGACCCGGGGCTGCGCGCCACGCCGCTCATCCTGCTGTCGGCGCGGGCGGGAGAGGAGGCCAGCGTGGAGGGGCTGGAGGCGGGCGCGGATGACTACCTCGTCAAGCCCTTCAGCGGCCGGGAGCTGCTGGCGCGGGTGCAGACCCAGCTCACCATGTCCCGGATGCGCGCCGAGGCCGCGCTCCAGTGGGGCCGCGAGCTGGCGCTGAAGGAAGCGGTGCAGGCCCGGGACGACTTCCTCTCCGTGGCGAGCCACGAGCTGAAGACGCCGCTCACGGGACTGAATCTGCACCTGGAGATGCTGGAGCGGATGCTGCCGGGGGCCCTGCGTGCGAAGGCCGCGGAGCGGTTCGCGAGCGCCCGCAGGCAGGCCCAGCGCATGGGCGCGCTGGTGGAGTCGCTGCTGGATGTGTCCCAGGTGGCCTCCGGACGGCTCCAGCTCCACCGCGAGCGCACGGATGTGATGGCGCTGGTGGCGGACTGCCTCGCGCAGAGCCAGGAGGAGCTCCTGCAGGCGGGCTGCACCGTCACGTTCGAGGCCCGGGCGCAGCTGTTCGCGGAGGTGGATCCGGTGCGCCTGGAGCAGCTCGTGCGCCACCTGCTGTCCAACGCGGCCAAGTACGGCGCGGGCAAGCCGGTGGAGGTGCAGCTCGGCGAGGTGGGCGCGCAGCTGCGGCTCGGGGTGGTGGACCACGGCATGGGCGTGAAGCCGGAGGACCGCGAGCGCATCTTCGGGCGCTTCGAGCGGGCCGTCTCCGTGCGCCGCTTCGGGGGCTTCGGGCTCGGGCTGTGGGTGTCGCGCCAGGTGGTGGAGGCGCACGGGGGCCGCATCGAGGTGACGGACACGCCCGGCGGCGGGGCCACCTTCACGGTCCTGCTGCCCCGCCAGGCGCGGTGA
- a CDS encoding MAPEG family protein gives MSLWSLLGFAAWTLLLVLGVVSYRSALVLSGKRRANAWGRHLPFQDPDLLLRLAHAHANCLENLPLLAAVVLVAGLTGKLALIDPLAGPYLALRIGQTLVHLVGTSHWLVFLRFSFFLPQLLLLVWMMGRLAGVL, from the coding sequence ATGTCCTTGTGGAGTCTGCTGGGGTTCGCCGCGTGGACCCTGCTGCTGGTCCTCGGCGTCGTCTCGTACCGCTCGGCCCTGGTGCTGAGCGGGAAGCGCCGGGCCAACGCCTGGGGCCGCCACCTGCCCTTCCAGGATCCGGACCTCCTGCTGCGCCTGGCGCACGCCCACGCGAACTGCCTGGAGAACCTGCCCCTGCTGGCCGCCGTCGTCCTCGTCGCGGGGCTGACCGGCAAGCTGGCGCTCATTGATCCTCTGGCGGGCCCCTACCTGGCGCTGCGCATCGGCCAGACCCTCGTCCACCTGGTGGGCACCTCCCACTGGCTCGTCTTCCTGCGCTTCTCCTTCTTCCTGCCCCAGTTGCTGCTCCTCGTCTGGATGATGGGGCGCCTGGCGGGAGTCCTCTGA
- a CDS encoding SRPBCC family protein, translating to MSTSTDRIEKRILLRAPRARVWRAISDAGEFGTWFGLKLEGTFAPGAHIKGKILHPDYAHLPFEILIDRVEPERLLSWRAPPHPEAQGMSSPEVPTTQVVFTLEDAPGGTLLTVVESGFDAIPLPRRAELYRGNEEGWTIQLGNIERHVSTAA from the coding sequence ATGTCCACGAGTACCGATCGCATCGAGAAGAGGATCCTGCTGCGTGCACCGCGCGCCCGCGTCTGGCGGGCGATCTCGGACGCGGGGGAGTTTGGCACCTGGTTCGGGCTGAAGCTGGAGGGCACGTTCGCGCCCGGAGCGCACATCAAGGGTAAGATCCTGCACCCGGACTACGCGCACCTGCCATTCGAGATCCTCATCGACCGCGTGGAGCCCGAGCGGCTGCTGTCCTGGCGCGCCCCCCCGCACCCCGAGGCGCAGGGCATGTCCTCTCCCGAGGTGCCCACGACGCAGGTGGTGTTCACGCTCGAGGACGCGCCGGGCGGGACGCTGCTCACGGTGGTGGAGTCCGGCTTCGATGCGATTCCGCTGCCGCGCCGGGCGGAGCTCTACCGGGGCAACGAGGAGGGCTGGACGATTCAACTGGGGAACATCGAGCGGCATGTCAGCACGGCGGCCTAG
- a CDS encoding ArsR/SmtB family transcription factor: MSARRPSAGALAGGLKHAAPLFAALGDETRLWMVARLSTEGPLSIARLTDGAGVTRQAITKHLHVLSEAGMVRSLRQGRESLWEFEPGQLDEARRCLARISQQWDESLGRLKQLVEKS; the protein is encoded by the coding sequence ATGTCAGCACGGCGGCCTAGCGCAGGAGCTCTGGCGGGCGGGCTGAAGCACGCCGCGCCCCTGTTCGCCGCGCTCGGGGACGAGACGCGGCTGTGGATGGTGGCGCGGTTGAGCACCGAGGGGCCCTTGTCCATCGCGCGCCTCACCGACGGCGCGGGCGTCACCCGTCAGGCCATCACCAAGCACCTGCACGTGCTCTCCGAGGCGGGCATGGTGCGAAGCCTCCGACAGGGCCGCGAGAGCCTGTGGGAGTTCGAGCCGGGCCAGCTCGACGAGGCACGCCGCTGCCTGGCGCGCATCTCCCAGCAGTGGGACGAGTCGCTCGGGCGGCTGAAGCAGCTCGTGGAAAAGTCCTGA
- a CDS encoding pectinacetylesterase family protein has product MRGPGPLLTSKGLPLDRTLNATPLSGLGILSRDPAENPTFANANQASGHYCLSGLWTGTNPTPQFVDGNRKLYFNGRLNARAMLEILRRDYGLDDRDPEVKVIWTGQSAGGQGAQNNADQLARAMP; this is encoded by the coding sequence GTGCGCGGACCGGGGCCGCTGCTCACCAGCAAGGGCCTGCCGCTGGACCGGACGCTGAACGCCACCCCGCTGAGCGGCTTGGGCATCCTCTCGCGCGACCCCGCCGAGAACCCCACCTTCGCCAACGCCAACCAGGCCTCGGGCCACTACTGCTTGAGCGGCCTCTGGACGGGCACAAACCCCACGCCGCAGTTCGTGGATGGCAACCGGAAGCTGTACTTCAACGGCCGCCTGAACGCCCGGGCCATGCTGGAGATCCTCCGCCGCGACTATGGCCTGGATGACCGGGACCCGGAGGTGAAGGTCATCTGGACGGGGCAGTCGGCTGGAGGGCAGGGCGCCCAGAACAACGCGGATCAGCTCGCGCGCGCCATGCCGTAG
- a CDS encoding transglycosylase SLT domain-containing protein, translated as MAISPLSSPSQSFRSLQSDTALAPAAVSAPSIQSGGCTAKQGANPMGDLLKDSFGGKGPAIDQLMEGMKELLSAVQQLTELLQSPEIGGGDALGGGLDAAAGAPGVAGGGCGGGSAGGAGGGVGGPAGAGGGAGGAQAAGGSAPVGEAPQGQVGEWIAEAQKALSAAGIPADKMNAQDIATIIQRESSGNPNAINEWDDNAKNGTPSIGLMQTIQPTFDAHKLPGHDDIRNPVDNIIAAVRYAVDRYGSVSNVPGVQALNNGGSYVGY; from the coding sequence GTGGCCATCTCCCCCCTGTCCAGCCCCTCCCAGTCCTTCCGCTCCCTCCAGAGCGACACGGCGTTGGCCCCGGCGGCGGTGTCCGCGCCCTCCATCCAGAGCGGCGGGTGCACGGCGAAGCAGGGTGCGAACCCCATGGGCGACCTGCTGAAGGACAGCTTCGGAGGGAAGGGCCCCGCGATCGACCAGCTCATGGAGGGCATGAAGGAGCTGCTGTCGGCGGTGCAGCAGCTGACCGAGCTGCTCCAGTCGCCGGAGATCGGCGGCGGTGACGCGCTGGGCGGCGGACTCGATGCGGCCGCGGGCGCCCCCGGTGTGGCGGGCGGCGGCTGCGGCGGCGGTAGCGCGGGCGGTGCGGGCGGCGGCGTGGGTGGCCCGGCCGGTGCGGGCGGCGGCGCGGGCGGCGCGCAGGCGGCCGGTGGCTCGGCGCCGGTGGGCGAGGCGCCCCAGGGCCAGGTGGGCGAATGGATCGCCGAGGCGCAGAAGGCGCTGTCCGCGGCCGGTATTCCTGCCGACAAGATGAACGCGCAGGACATCGCGACCATCATCCAGCGCGAGTCCAGCGGCAACCCGAACGCCATCAACGAGTGGGACGACAACGCCAAGAACGGCACGCCGTCCATCGGCCTGATGCAGACCATTCAGCCGACGTTCGACGCGCACAAGCTGCCGGGCCATGACGACATCCGCAACCCGGTGGACAACATCATCGCGGCGGTGCGCTACGCGGTGGACCGCTACGGCTCGGTGTCCAACGTGCCGGGCGTGCAGGCGCTCAACAACGGCGGCAGCTACGTCGGTTACTGA
- a CDS encoding cytochrome c oxidase subunit I, with the protein MAGRAVTWLPRDHKVVARWFLWAALGFLAVGGLLALLIRWQWAFPGRPVPGLGWALPESGGALTPPLYTRLFTMHGLLMVFFAITPLLIGALGTFVVPLAVGARRMAFPRLSAVGFWVFAGGGALVLASFGVRLGTAEAGWTSYPPLSTAAFTPGVGQTLVMVGVLGAAVSSFLGALNLLVTVVRCRAPGMTWGRLPLTVWGLFYTSVLNLLFLPVLAAATGMLLLDRLADTRFFQVTAGAGGDPLLYQHLFWMFGHPEVYILILPGWGLIGDLVSFFSRKPAHGYRGTVVAMGAVTALSGTVYAHHLFTSGLSPLLGRAFMALTLAISLPSAVMFLNWLMTLWRGSVRLTAPMLAGLGAMGVFGLGGISGLTLGAVATDIPLHATLWVVGHFHLTMGAASFLAAFAGLYFWFPKMFGRMCHEGLAKAHGVASTVLFLCVFGGQLAAGYAGQLRRLYDPYQYTFLKPLLGLNQWTSGAALALGLVQGLFVVNLVWSLRWGRAAAQNPWNVGTLEWTCAPSPPPEDNYPQVPVVLRGPHELSQPGLGPRDWVGQAESATIPGDSSHH; encoded by the coding sequence GTGGCGGGACGCGCCGTGACGTGGCTGCCGAGGGACCACAAGGTGGTGGCCCGGTGGTTTCTCTGGGCGGCCCTGGGCTTCCTGGCGGTGGGGGGGCTCTTGGCCCTGCTCATCCGCTGGCAGTGGGCCTTTCCGGGCAGGCCCGTGCCCGGGCTGGGCTGGGCGCTGCCGGAGTCGGGCGGGGCGCTCACGCCGCCGCTGTACACCCGCCTCTTCACGATGCACGGGCTGCTGATGGTGTTCTTCGCCATCACCCCGCTGCTCATCGGCGCGCTGGGCACCTTCGTGGTGCCGCTGGCGGTGGGGGCGCGGCGCATGGCCTTCCCCCGGCTGTCGGCGGTGGGCTTCTGGGTGTTCGCCGGGGGCGGGGCGCTGGTGCTGGCCTCGTTCGGGGTGCGGCTGGGGACGGCGGAGGCCGGGTGGACGTCCTATCCGCCGCTGTCCACGGCGGCCTTCACCCCGGGCGTGGGGCAGACGCTGGTGATGGTGGGGGTGCTGGGCGCGGCGGTGTCCTCGTTCCTGGGCGCGCTGAACCTGCTGGTGACGGTGGTGCGGTGCCGGGCGCCGGGGATGACGTGGGGGCGGCTGCCGCTCACGGTGTGGGGGCTGTTCTACACCTCGGTGCTGAACCTGCTGTTCCTGCCGGTGCTGGCGGCGGCGACGGGGATGCTGCTCCTGGACCGGCTGGCGGACACGCGCTTCTTCCAGGTGACGGCGGGCGCGGGTGGAGATCCGCTGCTGTACCAGCACCTGTTCTGGATGTTCGGCCACCCGGAGGTCTACATCCTCATCCTGCCGGGCTGGGGGCTCATCGGGGACCTGGTGTCCTTCTTCAGCCGCAAGCCGGCGCACGGCTACCGGGGCACGGTGGTGGCGATGGGCGCGGTGACGGCACTGTCCGGGACGGTGTATGCGCACCACCTCTTCACCAGCGGCCTGTCGCCGCTGCTGGGCCGGGCCTTCATGGCGCTGACGCTGGCCATCTCGCTGCCCTCGGCGGTGATGTTCCTCAACTGGCTGATGACGCTGTGGCGGGGCAGCGTGCGGCTGACGGCGCCGATGCTGGCGGGGCTCGGGGCCATGGGGGTGTTCGGGCTGGGCGGCATCTCCGGGCTGACGCTGGGCGCGGTGGCCACGGACATTCCACTGCACGCGACGCTCTGGGTGGTGGGGCACTTCCACCTGACGATGGGGGCGGCGAGCTTCCTGGCGGCGTTCGCGGGGCTGTACTTCTGGTTTCCGAAGATGTTCGGACGGATGTGCCACGAGGGGCTGGCGAAGGCCCACGGGGTGGCGAGCACGGTGCTGTTCCTCTGCGTGTTCGGCGGCCAGCTCGCGGCGGGGTACGCGGGGCAGCTACGGCGGCTGTATGACCCCTACCAGTACACCTTCCTGAAGCCGCTCCTGGGCTTGAACCAGTGGACGAGCGGGGCGGCGCTCGCGCTGGGGCTCGTGCAGGGGCTGTTCGTGGTGAACCTGGTGTGGAGCCTGCGCTGGGGGCGTGCCGCGGCCCAGAACCCGTGGAACGTGGGGACGCTGGAGTGGACGTGCGCGCCGAGCCCGCCACCCGAGGACAACTATCCCCAGGTGCCGGTGGTGCTCCGGGGGCCGCACGAGCTGTCCCAGCCGGGCCTGGGGCCGCGGGACTGGGTGGGGCAGGCGGAGAGCGCCACCATTCCTGGTGACTCCAGTCACCACTGA
- a CDS encoding cytochrome C oxidase subunit II, with protein sequence MTPGAQARTLALPENASAHGHRIDALMASSHLLEAVLAAVMLGWLVLAVGRFRRAPPTAVDGGTRRSRLWVMGLAVVAVGVVDGTLFVRSLGYLDEVLWNFSTPVNHPDTVRLELNAHQWAWEARYAGEDGRFGTADDVVTWNDVRVPVGVPVWVQLVSSDVVHGFALPNFRVKLDAVPGRVNQTWFQAAREGVWEVACYQHCGTSHYKMRGELTVLSPRGYAAWLREASRQAAQAYDAADTAAHWGWAWRDAP encoded by the coding sequence GTGACGCCCGGGGCGCAGGCGCGCACGCTGGCGCTGCCCGAGAACGCGAGCGCCCACGGCCACCGCATCGATGCGCTGATGGCCTCCAGCCACCTCCTGGAGGCGGTGCTGGCGGCGGTGATGCTGGGGTGGCTGGTGCTGGCGGTGGGGCGCTTCCGCCGAGCGCCGCCCACGGCGGTGGACGGGGGCACACGGCGCAGCCGGCTCTGGGTGATGGGGCTGGCGGTGGTGGCGGTGGGCGTGGTGGACGGCACCCTGTTCGTGCGCTCGCTGGGCTACCTGGACGAGGTGCTGTGGAACTTCAGCACGCCGGTGAACCACCCGGACACGGTGCGGCTGGAGCTGAACGCGCACCAGTGGGCCTGGGAGGCGCGGTACGCGGGCGAGGACGGCCGCTTCGGCACGGCGGATGACGTGGTGACGTGGAACGACGTGCGGGTGCCGGTGGGCGTGCCGGTCTGGGTGCAGCTCGTCTCCTCGGACGTGGTGCACGGCTTCGCGCTGCCGAACTTCCGGGTGAAGCTGGACGCGGTGCCGGGGCGGGTGAACCAGACGTGGTTCCAGGCGGCGCGCGAGGGCGTGTGGGAGGTGGCGTGCTACCAGCACTGCGGCACGAGCCACTACAAGATGCGCGGCGAGCTGACGGTGCTCTCCCCCCGCGGCTACGCGGCCTGGCTGCGCGAGGCGAGCCGCCAGGCGGCCCAGGCATACGACGCGGCGGACACGGCGGCGCACTGGGGCTGGGCGTGGCGGGACGCGCCGTGA
- a CDS encoding SCO family protein, producing MSAQPSALASSPPRLSRHPAFWAALTVLVAGLAVLAVGLMSPASEPLPKLGALPDFTFTRENGTPWGLTQLRGRPFVANFIFTRCPTICPAFTRRMAHVQKQTEAAGPALQLVSFSVDPTYDTPERLAEYAQKHGANPARWSFLTGDYAKLKDTVVQGFKISMGRETLDEADVMGIFHGNHFVLVDAAGEIRGYYDSSDDEAFARMLKDLDRLAAP from the coding sequence ATGTCCGCCCAGCCCTCCGCCCTCGCCTCCTCCCCGCCGCGCCTCTCCCGCCACCCTGCCTTCTGGGCCGCCCTCACCGTGCTGGTGGCGGGCCTGGCCGTGCTGGCCGTGGGGCTGATGAGCCCCGCCTCCGAGCCCCTGCCCAAGCTGGGCGCGCTGCCGGACTTCACCTTCACGCGCGAGAACGGCACCCCGTGGGGCCTCACGCAGCTGCGCGGCCGCCCCTTTGTCGCCAACTTCATCTTCACCCGCTGCCCCACCATCTGCCCCGCCTTCACCCGCCGCATGGCGCACGTGCAGAAGCAGACCGAGGCGGCCGGGCCCGCGCTCCAGCTCGTCTCCTTCTCGGTGGACCCCACCTATGACACCCCCGAGCGCCTGGCCGAGTACGCCCAGAAGCATGGCGCCAACCCCGCCCGCTGGAGCTTCCTCACCGGCGACTACGCCAAGCTGAAGGACACCGTCGTCCAGGGCTTCAAGATTTCCATGGGCCGGGAGACCCTGGACGAGGCCGACGTGATGGGCATCTTCCACGGCAACCACTTCGTCCTCGTGGATGCCGCCGGGGAGATCCGCGGCTACTACGACAGCAGCGACGACGAGGCCTTCGCCCGGATGCTCAAGGACCTGGACCGCCTCGCGGCCCCCTGA
- a CDS encoding S9 family peptidase, producing MSLSLLAALALSAAPSHPYTVQDQVTLRRLSGSRVSPDGQRIAYVLRTTDLEANRGRTDLWLAHADGTSPRQLTSHPDGDNQPVWAPDGKSLFFLSTRGGSSQVWRLPLDGGEPAQVTKLPLDVGAFALSPDGTHLAVALSVFPSCDTLECTPQRLEAQEKSKASGRVYDSLFIRHWDTWKDGRRSHLFTLPVGGGTPVDVMKGMDADSPTKPFGGPEEFTFTPDGQGLVFTARDVGKQEAWSTDLDLFLAPVDGKTPPRKLTPTNRATDTQPSFSPDGKTLAYLAMARPGYEADRLRVILRAWPSGPERVLTEKWDRSAEGLAWSADGKTLFTSAYSQGQHPAFAIDVASGQVRTLVAQGHAADVQPLAGGRILYTFDTLQAPADLFSAGLDGADPRPLTRVNQEALATIRFGESEPFTFAGWNGEPVYGYLTKPVDFDPKKKYPVAFLIHGGPQGSYSNHFHYRWNPQTYAGHGYAVVSIDFHGSVGYGQAFTDSIRDDWGGKPLEDLKKGLAAALAKYPFLHAGRVCALGASYGGYMINWIAGNWQDAFQCLVNHDGILDTRMGYFDTEELWFPEWEHGKTPWENPKAFAKHNPIEHVAKWKTPMLVIQGGLDFRVVETQAIGTFTALQRKGIPSRFLYFPDENHWVVKPGNSVLWHDTVLGWMDHWTKPGAAKP from the coding sequence GTGTCCCTGTCGCTCCTGGCGGCCCTCGCCCTCAGCGCCGCTCCTTCCCACCCCTACACCGTGCAGGACCAGGTGACGCTGCGCCGGCTCAGCGGCTCGCGCGTCTCCCCGGATGGCCAGCGCATCGCCTATGTCCTGCGCACCACGGACCTGGAGGCCAACCGCGGCCGCACGGACCTGTGGCTCGCCCACGCGGACGGCACGAGCCCCCGCCAGCTCACCTCCCACCCGGACGGGGACAACCAGCCCGTGTGGGCCCCGGACGGCAAGAGCCTCTTCTTCCTGTCCACGCGCGGCGGCTCCTCCCAGGTGTGGCGGCTGCCCCTGGATGGCGGCGAGCCCGCCCAGGTGACGAAGCTGCCGCTGGACGTGGGCGCCTTCGCCCTGTCGCCGGACGGCACCCACCTGGCCGTGGCCCTGAGCGTGTTCCCCAGCTGCGACACGCTGGAGTGCACGCCCCAGCGCCTGGAGGCCCAGGAGAAGAGCAAGGCGAGCGGCCGCGTCTACGACTCGCTCTTCATCCGCCACTGGGACACGTGGAAGGACGGGCGCCGCTCGCACCTGTTCACCCTGCCCGTGGGCGGCGGCACGCCCGTGGACGTGATGAAGGGCATGGACGCCGACAGCCCCACCAAGCCCTTCGGGGGCCCGGAGGAGTTCACCTTCACCCCGGACGGCCAGGGGCTCGTCTTCACCGCGCGGGACGTGGGCAAGCAGGAGGCGTGGAGCACCGACCTGGACCTGTTCCTGGCGCCCGTGGACGGCAAGACGCCGCCGCGCAAGCTCACCCCCACCAACCGCGCCACGGACACCCAGCCCTCGTTCAGCCCGGACGGCAAGACGCTGGCCTACCTGGCCATGGCACGCCCCGGCTACGAGGCGGACCGCCTGCGCGTCATCCTCCGCGCCTGGCCCTCGGGCCCCGAGCGCGTGCTGACGGAGAAGTGGGACCGCTCCGCCGAGGGGCTCGCCTGGAGCGCGGACGGCAAGACGCTCTTCACCTCCGCCTACAGCCAGGGCCAGCACCCCGCCTTCGCCATCGACGTGGCCAGCGGCCAGGTGCGCACGCTCGTGGCCCAGGGCCACGCCGCGGACGTACAGCCGCTCGCCGGGGGCCGCATCCTCTATACGTTCGACACGCTGCAGGCCCCCGCGGACCTGTTCTCCGCGGGCCTGGACGGCGCGGATCCGCGCCCGCTCACCCGCGTGAACCAGGAGGCCCTGGCCACCATCCGCTTCGGCGAGTCCGAGCCCTTCACCTTCGCCGGCTGGAACGGGGAGCCGGTGTACGGCTACCTGACGAAGCCCGTCGATTTCGATCCGAAGAAGAAGTACCCGGTGGCCTTCCTCATCCACGGCGGGCCCCAGGGCAGCTACAGCAACCACTTCCATTACCGGTGGAACCCGCAGACGTACGCCGGCCACGGCTACGCGGTGGTGAGCATCGACTTCCACGGCTCGGTGGGCTACGGGCAGGCCTTCACGGACTCCATCCGGGATGACTGGGGCGGCAAGCCCCTGGAGGATCTGAAGAAGGGCCTGGCCGCGGCGCTGGCCAAGTACCCCTTCCTGCACGCCGGGCGGGTGTGCGCGCTGGGGGCCAGCTACGGCGGGTACATGATCAACTGGATCGCCGGCAACTGGCAGGACGCCTTCCAGTGCCTGGTCAACCACGACGGCATCCTCGACACGCGCATGGGGTACTTCGACACGGAGGAGCTGTGGTTCCCCGAGTGGGAGCACGGCAAGACGCCGTGGGAGAACCCCAAGGCCTTCGCCAAGCACAACCCCATCGAGCACGTGGCCAAGTGGAAGACGCCCATGCTCGTCATCCAGGGCGGCCTGGACTTCCGGGTGGTGGAGACGCAGGCCATCGGCACCTTCACCGCGCTCCAGCGCAAGGGCATCCCGTCCCGGTTCCTCTACTTCCCGGACGAGAACCACTGGGTGGTGAAGCCCGGCAACAGCGTGCTGTGGCACGACACGGTGCTCGGCTGGATGGACCACTGGACGAAGCCCGGGGCCGCCAAGCCGTAA